TTGTTTTATTCCTTGATGCAGCAAATCAAGCTTAAACCGAAATATGCCTATAGTTTCATGGCGGCATTAAGGCTCATACCGATCATGATGGAGGAGTTTCAAATGATAAGGAACGCAATGAAAGTACGCGGGTTCGAACGGGGAACCGGAATCAAGGCGATCTATTTCAAGATGAAGGCTTATTCCATCCCGTTGTTATCTGGAAGCATTAGACGGGCTCACCGGATTGCGGTTGCGATGGAGGCGAAGCGATTTACGGATACGAGGGAGAGGACCTACTATTATGAGTATGGTTTTTCCAAAAAAGATCAAGGATTCATTCTTTATTTCACCCTCGTGCTGCTGGCAGGCTTTTACTTAGCGGCTCATTTCCCGATCTTGCCAAGATGAACCCATGAGATTACTTTGCTAGTTAAGGAGGCCTGAATATGAGTGCACAAGAATTGCATATTATTTCTACCGGGAAACAGCATTTGGAACAGTTCGTGGAGATTGCGTCGGAGATACAGGATGATGTTGATTTCTTTCATTTAAGAGAAAAGCAGATGAATGCTTCAGAGCTTTATCGAGCCGTCACTCTATTACAAGACCAAAAGATACCGTTATCGAAACTCATCGTTAATGACCGTGCGGATGTAGCCTGGACGAAGCAGGCATTTGGCGTGCATTTAGCTTTCCACAGCTTGGATGCCGCCGTCGTAAGGAGGGCATTTCCAGGATTGGGTGTAGGCTGTTCGGTTCATTCCATGGAAGAAGCAAAAGTCGCTTGCCAACAGGGAGCCGATTATGCGATGTATGGACATATTTTTGAAACGGATTCCAAGCGTGGCCTCCCTCCTAAAGGCGTAGAGGAACTTCAGGCAATCACAAGCAATGTCAGTCTTCCGATCATTGCAATCGGAGGCATTACACCTTCGAATTGCCAGAGCGTGCTGGAGGCAGGTGTCCGAGGGATTGCGGTCATGTCAGGTATACTCGAGGCAAAAAACCCCATGGAGGCCGTTAAAGAATATTCGAAGTCTCTAGGAAAGGAGCGATAAGATGAATTCTTATGATGCAATCATTGTCGGCGGAGGAGTAATTGGCGGATCGATTGCGTTTCAATTCGCGAAACGAGGCAAAAAAGTCCTTTTACTGGAAAAAGATCGACTTGCAGGCAAAGCATCAAGTGCTGCAGCCGGGATGCTCGGGGCACAAGCTGAGTTGGAAGCAGATGACCCGTTATTTACATTGGCAGCGAGAAGCAGGGGGATGTTTCCTGCACTGGCGAAAGAATTGAAAGCGACTGGTGGTATAGACATTGAATTGGTGAACAAAGGTATGTTCAAGGTGGCGCTAACGAATGAACAAGAAGCAGGATTGAAAAAAAAGATCAATTCCCAGCAAGCTGCCGGACTTGAGGCGGAATGGTTGTCATCAGCCGACTTAAGGAAAGTGGAGCCGCTTCTTTCGGATGAACTCAAAGGTGCCATGTATATTCCTGATGACGGACAAGTTTCAGCCGAGAAGCTGGCACTCGCCTTTACTAAATCTGCTGTAGCGCTGGGGGTGGAGATAAAGGAGTTTGTCGAAGTCAGTGATTTACGTACGGAAAATGGAGAGATATCAGGCGTGACCACTGCCATGGGTGAATTCTCAAGCAGGAATGTCATTGTTGCAGGGGGGGCGTGGAGTGCTTTTCTCCTTGAGAAATCAGGCATAAACCTGGATACCCATCCAGTAAAAGGTGAATGCTTTTCCGTTCTGACTAATCGGCCATTGATTGAAAAAACGATTTTTTCGGATGGCTGCTATCTTGTACCAAAAGTCGGCGGTAGAATCATCGTTGGTGCGACCGTCAAGCCGAATACGTTCAATCAGCAGGTGAGCATCGACGGAATAGCAACGTTAATCAAAAAGGCAACACGATTGCTTCCGGCCATGAAAGAGACGGAATGGGAAAAAACGTGGGTAGGAATTCGCCCCCAGACAGGTGACGGCTTGCCTTATTTCGGTGAACATCCCGCATGCAAAGGATTGTTCATTGCAACGGGCCATTTTAGGAATGGAATCTTACTTTCTCCAATTACGGGGGTACTGATGGCTGACATTATGGAAGGAAAGCAGAATCAGGAATGGACCGCTTTCCGATTGGATCGTTCGGTACAAACCATATTTTCTTGAATGGAGGTGACTGGATTGGAATTGGTGATTAACGGGGAAAAAATCCAGGTTTCAGCTGCCGAGTCCACTATTACTGGATTGCTGCAACATTTTAATTTACAACATAAAGTGGTGATCGTGGAATTGAATGATGAAATAGTGGCAAAGGAAAACCAAAGTGAAACACTATTGTCAAACGGCGACAAGGTCGAGATCGTACATTTTGTAGGAGGCGGATGATATGTTAAAGATTGGTTCTTATGAATTTTCTTCAAGGTTATTATTAGGTACTGGTAAATATCCGGATTTTGATATCCAAAAGCAATCGGTGGAGGTTTCGGGGGCGGAAATCTTAACGTTTGCCGTCCGAAGAATGAATATATTCGAAGCGAGTCAGCCCAATTTTTTAGAAAAGCTTGATCTAAAAAAATATACACTCCTTCCCAATACAGCAGGGGCGAAAACGGCCAAGGAAGCTGTGCGCATCGCTCACCTTGCCAAGGCCTCTGGGTTGTGTGACATGATCAAGGTAGAAGTGATCGGATGTCAAAAAACGCTCTTGCCTGATCCCATTGAAACGTTAAAAGCTGCTGAGGAATTAGTGAAACTGGGATTCATCGTATTACCTTATACTTCGGACGATGTGCTGCTTGCGAAACGACTGGAGGAAATCGGATGTCATGCAATCATGCCAGGTGCATCGCCGATTGGCTCTGGTCAAGGCATTCTCAATCCGCTTAATCTTAGGTTCATCATCGAACAAGCCCAAGTTCCGGTAATTGTTGATGCCGGGATTGGCACGCCCTCGGATGCGGCGATTGCCATGGAATTGGGCGCGGACGGTGTTCTGCTTAACACGGCAGTTTCCGGTGCAAAAGATCCTGTCAGAATGGCGAAGGCGATGAAACTTGCCATCGAGGCCGGTCGGTTAGGGCATGATGCAGGAAGAATAGCAAAAAATGAATACGCCATAGCCAGCAGCCCTATTGAAGGAATGAGCATAGGATGAATGAACGGTATTCACGGCAAGAGCTTTTCAGCCCAATAGGGAAAGCGGGCCAACTGAAAATTCGTGAAAAACACGTGTTGGTAATCGGGGCGGGTGCTCTCGGTACGGGAAGTGCGGAAGGGCTTGTACGTGCAGGAGTCGGTAAACTGACGATTGTCGATAGGGATTATGTCGAGTGGAGCAACCTTCAAAGGCAACAGCTATACTGTGAAGAGGATGCGGAGAATAGAACGCCGAAAGCAGTGGCGGCAAAGAAGCGTTTGAATGCCATAAACTCGGATGTGTCGGTGAATTCACTTGTATCGGATGTTTCAGTAGAGGAAATGGCAAAGCTTGCTTGCGATGTGGATTTGATCGTTGACGCCACCGATAATTTCGATACGAGAATGATCATAAATGATAGTGCACAAAAATCTAGAATCCCATGGATTTACGGAGCGTGTGTCGGCAGCTATGGAATCAGCTACACGGTGATTCCAGGCGTGACCCCATGTTTGAATTGCTTGATGGAAGCGGTTCCTATCGGCGGGCAGACTTGCGATACGGCGGGAATCATCAGCCCTGCCGTACAAACGGTCGTCGCCCATCAATTGACCGAGGCTTTGAAAATACTTGTCGAGGATTATGCATCGTTAAGAAACAAGGTCGTTTCATTCGATCTGTGGAAAAATGAACAGGCCGCCATTGCTGTGGCAAAATTAAAAAAGGACAACTGCCCTTCTTGCGGGGAAAAACGGACATACCCCCATCTTTCTTATGCAAACCGCACAAAAACAGCCGTTTTATGCGGGAGGGACTCCGTACAGATTCGGCCGTCTAAAGAATATGTCGGTGATTTGAAGGACCTGGAAAAAAATTTACGCGCCCAAGGCAGACGTGTCGTTAGAAATGATTATTTACTATCATTTTCGGTCGGCGCATATCGGCTGGTGGTGTTCAATGATGGTCGGGCTTTGATTCATGGAACAAAGGATATCGCAGAAGCCAAAACGTTATATCACCGATTTTTAGGCTGAATTATTATAATGACCAATCAGGGGCTTGGATATCCAAGCTCCTATTATTCTTGTATTCAATTGACTATGAGTGACGATAAGTAGGTTTACAAGTAAACTGCCATAAGGAACTAAAAAAATACTGATAAAGGCGATTGTTTTTAAGAGCAGTATACAAGTGGTGTTGCTTCCCTGATTATTTTTCCTTCATCTATATATGAGTGAGAGTGAGCATGTCAATTTCAGCTTGCGACATCATTTCATCCCGCTTTCCATGAAACAAACAAAAGCGGGCCTGCCATTAGCAGGCACCGCGTTCGTTAAAAGCAGCTTACATATCGTGGCCGCTATTATGCTTCTGTCGGGAGTGCTGTCTATTTTTCACCTTATGGGAACCGCTTAACGGAGCAGGTTGACCTGGGTTGTTCCCTTTAGGTGCGTTTTTTCGAATATCTTTGCCATCATTTTTGTTCATATGCTGATCCCTCCTATATCTTAAGATAAGCAGTCCGCGGAATTTTATTCACATACATATATTTGTAACCCTCGTACATCCTATGAGTGATACTAATTAAGGAGCTGAATCACCATGCAGGATAAACAAGATAAACGGAGGGCATTTCAGGAAGCGCAGCAAAGTTACCACCAAGTATATGATGTGTATTCTTCAATCGAAAAGACGGCACCGGACTATGGAACGGAATTGAAGCATGTGAAGCAGGAAGTGAACGAGGCTTACCAGCAAATACAAACCGCCTTGATTACTGCTTCTGAACATCAACGGAAACAATTGAAGCAATTCGAGCAGGATATTTCTGCAATCGTCGATGAAGTGAATTCGGAGTACTGATGGATGTCTGGTTAAGGGGTGAAAAGGCTTTTTGACATGTCATCTTCAAAAAGCCTTCCTTATTAATGCCGGGAAAAAAGATTATTGGTTTTTCTTTCTTTTTTTATTGTTTTGCCTTTGTTCTTCCGATAACGGTGGTTCATTACCCAATTCATCATGATACCCTGCTCCATTACCCTGTCCATTTGCAGCATTCATTCCTGGTTTGACATGATTTGCCTTTTGTTTTGTCATTTCGACACCTCCACCAATAGAATGTGATAATGCGGAATGATTATGTACGTTTGACTAATAAGTTTTATTGGTATAATTTATAAGCTTGTATATAGTTGTGTTTTTGCAATACGGCATGCATGTAAGGCTACTAAAACTCTCTTTCAGATGTGCAGGGATTTTTTCCATAAGAGAAACTTATCAAAAACAATAACTTTCTTGTTATTTACTTATACTCATTTCTATATTAGTATTAAGTTGAAGGAAGAGTTAGGATGGGAGAAGAGAGAGAAAATTCGACAAACTAACTTTTTTGTTTATATTTATCGGTAAACATGGTTTCAGTGAACCAGGTTTTACTTTCATGTGCAGAATAAGTTATTCTGACAGTTTAATAGGGGGTAATATTCATGACGAAAAATGACGTATACCAAGCGCGTAAATCCTTTGAAATCGAAGGGAAACGCTACAACTACTACAGCCTAGACGCTATTGAAAAAGCAGGGGACGGCAAAGTTTCACGCCTTCCATATTCCATTAAAGTATTACTTGAAGCAGTCCTGCGTCAAGTGGACGGGAGAGTCATCACAAAAGAACATGTTGCGAACCTTGCTAAATGGGGAACAAGCGAGCAACAAGATATAGATGTACCTTTCAAGCCTTCACGTGTCATCCTTCAAGATTTCACGGGTGTGCCGGTTGTTGTTGACTTAGCTTCTCTACGTAATGCCTTCGCGGCCCTTGGTGGAGACCCTGACAAAATCAACCCGGAAATTCCAGTTGACCTTGTAATCGACCACTCAGTACAAGTTGATAAAGCAGGTACAATGGATTCCCTTGATGCCAATATGGATCTTGAATTCGAACGGAATGCAGAGCGTTACCAGTTCCTAAGCTGGGCTCAAAAATCATTCAACAACTACCGTGCAGTTCCGCCAGCAACTGGTATCGTTCACCAAGTTAACCTTGAGTACCTTGCGAACGTAGTACACGCGGTGGAAACTCCAAACGGTGACTTTGAAGTATTCCCTGACTCTGTATTCGGTACGGATTCACATACGACAATGATCAACGGTATTGGTGTTCTTGGATGGGGCGTCGGCGGTATCGAAGCTGAAGCAGGCATGCTTGGACAGCCATCATACTTCCCAGTGCCAAAAGTGGTTGGTGTTAAACTAACTGGCCAACTTCCTAAAGGAACGACAGCTACTGACCTTGCCTTGAAAGTAACGCAAGTTCTTCGTGCACACGGTGTAGTCGGTAAATTCGTTGAGTTCTACGGCCCTGGAGTAGGACACCTTCCG
This genomic stretch from Peribacillus muralis harbors:
- the thiS gene encoding sulfur carrier protein ThiS, translated to MINGEKIQVSAAESTITGLLQHFNLQHKVVIVELNDEIVAKENQSETLLSNGDKVEIVHFVGGG
- the sspO gene encoding small acid-soluble spore protein O, with protein sequence MTKQKANHVKPGMNAANGQGNGAGYHDELGNEPPLSEEQRQNNKKRKKNQ
- a CDS encoding thiazole biosynthesis adenylyltransferase ThiF, whose amino-acid sequence is MNERYSRQELFSPIGKAGQLKIREKHVLVIGAGALGTGSAEGLVRAGVGKLTIVDRDYVEWSNLQRQQLYCEEDAENRTPKAVAAKKRLNAINSDVSVNSLVSDVSVEEMAKLACDVDLIVDATDNFDTRMIINDSAQKSRIPWIYGACVGSYGISYTVIPGVTPCLNCLMEAVPIGGQTCDTAGIISPAVQTVVAHQLTEALKILVEDYASLRNKVVSFDLWKNEQAAIAVAKLKKDNCPSCGEKRTYPHLSYANRTKTAVLCGRDSVQIRPSKEYVGDLKDLEKNLRAQGRRVVRNDYLLSFSVGAYRLVVFNDGRALIHGTKDIAEAKTLYHRFLG
- a CDS encoding energy-coupling factor transporter transmembrane component T family protein, whose amino-acid sequence is MQVNFAGAETWLHKVNPSLKLCILIALCFVALFIHDSNYMMNVTIGVLLLLLCFSGHSIKRMLLLFIPFCFIFISTSSAMIFFGKGETLWFEWGLISITEESFMRGVLVGFRALLFAALGLTFSLTTRPVNLFYSLMQQIKLKPKYAYSFMAALRLIPIMMEEFQMIRNAMKVRGFERGTGIKAIYFKMKAYSIPLLSGSIRRAHRIAVAMEAKRFTDTRERTYYYEYGFSKKDQGFILYFTLVLLAGFYLAAHFPILPR
- the thiO gene encoding glycine oxidase ThiO, giving the protein MNSYDAIIVGGGVIGGSIAFQFAKRGKKVLLLEKDRLAGKASSAAAGMLGAQAELEADDPLFTLAARSRGMFPALAKELKATGGIDIELVNKGMFKVALTNEQEAGLKKKINSQQAAGLEAEWLSSADLRKVEPLLSDELKGAMYIPDDGQVSAEKLALAFTKSAVALGVEIKEFVEVSDLRTENGEISGVTTAMGEFSSRNVIVAGGAWSAFLLEKSGINLDTHPVKGECFSVLTNRPLIEKTIFSDGCYLVPKVGGRIIVGATVKPNTFNQQVSIDGIATLIKKATRLLPAMKETEWEKTWVGIRPQTGDGLPYFGEHPACKGLFIATGHFRNGILLSPITGVLMADIMEGKQNQEWTAFRLDRSVQTIFS
- a CDS encoding thiazole synthase, with the translated sequence MLKIGSYEFSSRLLLGTGKYPDFDIQKQSVEVSGAEILTFAVRRMNIFEASQPNFLEKLDLKKYTLLPNTAGAKTAKEAVRIAHLAKASGLCDMIKVEVIGCQKTLLPDPIETLKAAEELVKLGFIVLPYTSDDVLLAKRLEEIGCHAIMPGASPIGSGQGILNPLNLRFIIEQAQVPVIVDAGIGTPSDAAIAMELGADGVLLNTAVSGAKDPVRMAKAMKLAIEAGRLGHDAGRIAKNEYAIASSPIEGMSIG
- a CDS encoding small acid-soluble spore protein P, whose translation is MNKNDGKDIRKNAPKGNNPGQPAPLSGSHKVKNRQHSRQKHNSGHDM
- the tenI gene encoding thiazole tautomerase TenI is translated as MSAQELHIISTGKQHLEQFVEIASEIQDDVDFFHLREKQMNASELYRAVTLLQDQKIPLSKLIVNDRADVAWTKQAFGVHLAFHSLDAAVVRRAFPGLGVGCSVHSMEEAKVACQQGADYAMYGHIFETDSKRGLPPKGVEELQAITSNVSLPIIAIGGITPSNCQSVLEAGVRGIAVMSGILEAKNPMEAVKEYSKSLGKER